In Cyprinus carpio isolate SPL01 unplaced genomic scaffold, ASM1834038v1 S000006714, whole genome shotgun sequence, one DNA window encodes the following:
- the tars2 gene encoding threonine--tRNA ligase 1, cytoplasmic, with product MLVSVFGRRRVCQAAVRGSRSYGKLYPSACQTERLRIFQSLRDRHASGAAEEQEASRRDLSIRLADGRTVKGSAGVTSPLQIAKSERVKGAVAGRVNGALWDLSRPLLEDCELQLLGFDSLEGRQVVWRTGACVLASVMENLFSARVCREGVSDTGLYCDYQLQNNAPSLLDVEQSCKQMAAEKTPVIKLEVTVQDLKELFQDDAVRLRLAEEQMMGDTLSVYRCGDTVGVCSGVLLPHTGFLKAFKMLQVSPVTLSGSTEASGILRMMGVVFPGEREREEWEREQEEARKRDHRRIGKAQELFFFHDVSPGSCFFMPKGAHIYNTLTKFTNSLHSEYRRRGFSEVVTPTLYSRSLWERSGHWEHYSENMFTVTCEPHTFALKPMNCPAHCVMFEQRVRSWRELPIRWADFGALHRNEHSGALGGLTRVRRFCQDDAHIFCTPEQLQEEITACLGFVRSVYRVFGFSFHCLLSTRPVPCLGEPALWDAAEQQLESSLKQFEEPWELNPGDGAFYGPKIDIQIRDALGRQHQCATIQLDFQLPIRFNLQYSGADGQMYRPIMIHRAVLGSLERMIAILAENFGGKWPFWLSPAQVMVVPVGGGSETYGQEVVCRLREAGFMADIDDDRGNTLNKKIRSAQLAQYNYIFVVGEKECASGTVSVRTRAGKQLGQKSLQDVMSSLTELRQTRSNQEEF from the exons CTGTACCCGTCCGCCTGTCAGACCGAGCGCCTGCGGATCTTCCAGTCTCTCCGTGATCGGCATGCGTCTGGAGCTGCTGAGGAGCAGGAAGCATCAAGACGGGATCTGTCCATCCGATTGGCTGATGGCAGGACGGTCAAAGGGTCAGCCGGTGTGACCTCGCCGTTACAGATCGCCAAGAGTGAACG tgttAAAGGTGCAGTGGCGGGCAGAGTAAACGGAGCGCTGTGGGATCTAAGTCGCCCTCTGCTGGAGGACTGTGAGCTGCAGCTGCTGGGCTTTGACTCGCTCGAGGGGAGACAG GTGGTGTGGCGGACCGGAGCGTGTGTGTTAGCGAGTGTGATGGAGAATCTCTTCAGCGCTCGTGTGTGTCGAGAGGGGGTCTCTGACACGGGCCTGTACTGTGATTACCAGCTCCAAAACAA cGCTCCCTCTCTGCTGGACGTGGAGCAGAGCTGTAAGCAGATGGCAGCTGAGAAGACTCCCGTCATCAAGCTCGAGGTCACGGTACAGGACCTGAAAGAGCTCTTCCAG gatgatGCTGTCCGGCTGCGTCTGGCTGAAGAGCAGATGATGGGAGACACACTCAGTGTCTACAG gtgTGGAGACACTGTGGGAGTGTGTTCAGGTGTTCTTCTGCCGCACACGGGCTTCCTGAAGGCCTTTAAGATGCTCCAG GTGTCTCCTGTAACTCTGTCCGGCTCAACAGAGGCGTCAGGTATCCTCAGGATGATGGGCGTGGTGTTtccaggagagagagagcgagaggaatgggagagagagcaggaggaggCCAGGAAGAGAGACCACAGGAGAATCGGGAAG GCGCAGGAGCTCTTCTTCTTTCACGATGTCAGTCCTGGCAGCTGTTTCTTCATGCCTAAAGGAGCTCATATATACAACACGCTCACTAAATTCACAAACTCACTACAC AGTGAGTACCGGAGGCGGGGCTTCAGCGAGGTCGTGACCCCGACGCTGTACAGCAGGTCTCTGTGGGAGCGATCGGGTCACTGGGAGCATTACAGCGAGAACATGTTCACGGTGACCTGTGAGCCGCACACCTTCGCTCTCAAACCCATGAACTGCCCCGCACACTG TGTGATGTTCGAGCAGCGGGTTCGTTCGTGGAGAGAGCTTCCCATCCGCTGGGCAGACTTTGGCGCGCTGCACCGTAACGAACACTCGGGGGCGCTGGGGGGGCTAACCAGAGTCCGCCGCTTCTGCCAGGACGACGCACACATCTTCTGCACACCTGAGCAG CTGCAGGAGGAGATCACGGCGTGTTTGGGCTTCGTGAGGAGCGTGTATCGTGTCTTCGGTTTCTCCTTTCACTGTCTCCTCTCCACGCGGCCCGTGCCCTGTCTGGGAGAGCCTGCCCTCTGGGACGCTGCAGAGCAG CAGCTGGAGAGCAGTCTCAAGCAGTTTGAGGAGCCCTGGGAGCTGAATCCCGGAGACGGGGCGTTTTATGGACCAAAG ATTGACATCCAGATCCGAGACGCTCTCGGCCGACAGCACCAGTGTGCCACGATCCAGCTGGACTTCCAGCTGCCCATCAGATTCAACCTGCAGTATTCTGG ggcTGACGGACAGATGTACAGGCCGATCATGATCCACCGGGCCGTGCTGGGGTCCCTGGAGAGGATGATCGCTATCCTGGCCGAAAACTTCGGAGGGAaatg GCCTTTCTGGCTGTCGCCAGCGCAGGTGATGGTGGTGCCTGTAGGGGGCGGCAGTGAGACGTACGGACAAGAG GTGGTCTGCAGACTGAGGGAAGCTGGATTCATGGCTGATATTGATGATGATCGTGGAAACACCTTAAATAAGAAAATCCGCTCGGCGCAGCTCGCACAGTACAATTACATATTCG TGGTGGGAGAAAAAGAGTGTGCGAGCGGGACTGTGAGCGTGCGGACGAGAGCAGGGAAGCAGCTCGGCCAGAAATCACTGCAGGACGTGATGAGCTCGCTGACTGAACTCAGACAGACACGCAGCAATCAGGAGGAGTTTTAA